TTGGCGGTGGTCTGGATGACGCTGGGGAATTGCATGGAGGCGCTGATGTTGACGCTGAGGGTCTGGGCGCTGGCGGCGCTGAGGGTGGCCGCGAGGGCGGTGGTCAGGATGGCTTTGTGCATGGGGTCCTCCTCGTTCCGTTGTGGAACGTAATGTGTACACCTTGCCGTTTGAATCTGACCCTGGGCTGAATGCGGTTTGAGGTTGGGTTGTGGAAACGGCCCCGTCGCCGGGGGGGCGAGGGGGCCGTGTGGGGACGGTGGGTGGGTGGTTACGCGCCGTACTTGTTGAGTTTTAGGGCGTTGGCCATGAGGAGCGGCATGAGGTCGGTGCCTTTGCGCAGGCCGAGGCTGCCTTTCAGGGCTTCGTCTTCGGTGTAGCGCTGGGCAAGGTCACGGCGGCCGTAGTTGCTGCGGATGAGCAGGGGGACGGGGTGCCAGGAGTGCGTGGCGAGTTTGCTGGGGGTGCTGTGGTCGCCGACGATGGCGATGACGTCGGGGTTCAGCGCGAGGAGCTGGGGGAGCAGCTGGTCGAAGAGTTCGATTTTCTTGACTTTGGCTTTGAAGTCGCCGTCCTCGCCGGTGCTGTCGGTTTTCTTGACGTGGAAGTAGAAGAAGTCGTATTTGCTCCAGTTGTCGCGCAGCGCCTGGACTTTGCCGTCGAGGGCGTCTTCTTCACCTTCGACGGTGAGGACGTCCATGCCGACGAGGCTGGCGAGGCCCTTGTACATGGGGTAGCTGGCGATGCAGGCGGCCTTGAGCTGGTAGGCGGCGTCGAAGCTGGGGAAGTGGGGGACGTCGCTGTACCCGCGGAAGAGGACGCCGTTGACCTGCGTCTCGTCCTTGAGGGCGGTTTCGGCGCGCTGCACGAAGGCGTTGACGAGGTCGGCGGTTTTCTGGCTGGCGTCGTCGTGGGCCTGGGCGGTCATGGGTTGCACGCCGGTCGCCTGGGGGTCCACGTCGCTGAGGTTCGCGCCGAGGGGGCTGCCGCCGTTCGCGCGGAAGACGACCACGAAGCGGTGCTCCGACTCGGTGTAGATCTCGACGGGCGTACCGTCGATGTCGGGGATGGCGGCCTTGAGTTTGGCGACGATCTCGGCGTTCTTCTCGTCGCTGGGGCGGCCCGCGCGGCGGTCCTGCACGATGCGGTCCGCGCCGAGGGTGGCGAAGTTGCCGCGCACGGCGACGTCGCCCGCGCCGAGTTTCACGCCGATGCCGACGGCACTGAGGGCGCCGCGTCCGACGATGTACTTCAGGGGGTCGTACCCGAAGAGGCTGAGGTGGCCGGGGCCGCTGCCAGGGGTGATGCCCGCGCCGACGAGTTCGACCTGCCCCAGCTGGCTCTGCGCGGCGAGCGCGTTGAGGTTGGGGGTGTTGGCGGCGGCGAGTTCGGTGTCGCCGTTCGTGTCGAGGGGCAGGCCGCCCACGCCGTCGAGGACGACCATCAGGATCTTGCTGTCGGTCGGTTTGGCGAGGTCGCGGATGGTGTCCAGAAGGTCGCTCATGAACGTCAGTGTACGCCGGACACGAACTGCGGCACGTCAGGGCATATGGGCAGGTGCGGTGGTCGCCAGGATGCCGCCGAGGCTGGATTTATCGTTCTGGACAGTGTTCACCGCAGTGATCACCGCCGGGCTTGAACCGGGTGCAACCTCGCCCCGGTGGGATCAGAGAGACGCGGGCCGCGTCCCGGTGAAGGGAGCGGCCCGCGCAGGGGGGGTGGGGTCAGCGGCCGTCGATGCGGCCGTCGCTGGCGTCGGCGACCGTCTCGTCGATCTCTTGGACGACGGCGTCGGCTTTCGCCTCGGCAGCCTCGTCGCTCATGGCAGGCTGACGGGTGGCGAGGAACGAGCCGATGATGCCGATGGCGGCCATGACACCCCAGAAGATCGGGGTGGGCATGTGCCAGTAGGGCACGGCGGGGAAGATCTCGTGCGCGGCTTCCAGGGTCTCCAGGCCGAGTTTCACGGCGATCCAGCCGACCAGCGCGTAGGCGACGTGGTCGAACGCGGGGTACTTGTTCAGGAGTTTCAGGAACACGGTCGCCGCGATCCGCATGAGGATCAGGCCGATGATCCCGCCGATCACGACGATGGTCAGGCCCTGCTCGCGCGGCATGCCGCGGGGAATCAGCGCGACGCCCGCGAGGATCGAGTCGACGCTGAACGCGAGGTCCGTGAGGTTCAACAGCACGACGGTCGCCCAGAAGCCGCGGCCCTTGGCGTTCGCGTCGGCCTCGTCCTCGGTGCTGCGGTGCTTCAGGAAGTGCGAGATGGCGAGGTACGCGAGGTACGCCGCGCCGAAGGCCCGCAGCCACCAGTACTCGAGGATGTAACTGGCGAGCAGCACGCCCAGGATGCGCAGGACGACCGCCCCGCCGATGCCGTAGGCGAGCGCCTTGCGTTGCAGGTCACCCTTGAGGTGGCGGACCATGACGGCCAGCACCAGGGCGTTATCGGCCGAGAGCAGACCTTCGAGGAGAATCAGGGTGCCCAGGATCGCCCAGAATTCGGGCGTGATGGGGGGCCTTTCCAGCCCGAACATCAGCGGGCTCCGGTGGCAGCGCGGGCCGCCTGTGGGGTGGTGTTGGTCATGTGTGGCTTTCCTCTGGCCCCACAGCCGC
This genomic window from Deinococcus sedimenti contains:
- a CDS encoding 2,3-bisphosphoglycerate-independent phosphoglycerate mutase, with the protein product MSDLLDTIRDLAKPTDSKILMVVLDGVGGLPLDTNGDTELAAANTPNLNALAAQSQLGQVELVGAGITPGSGPGHLSLFGYDPLKYIVGRGALSAVGIGVKLGAGDVAVRGNFATLGADRIVQDRRAGRPSDEKNAEIVAKLKAAIPDIDGTPVEIYTESEHRFVVVFRANGGSPLGANLSDVDPQATGVQPMTAQAHDDASQKTADLVNAFVQRAETALKDETQVNGVLFRGYSDVPHFPSFDAAYQLKAACIASYPMYKGLASLVGMDVLTVEGEEDALDGKVQALRDNWSKYDFFYFHVKKTDSTGEDGDFKAKVKKIELFDQLLPQLLALNPDVIAIVGDHSTPSKLATHSWHPVPLLIRSNYGRRDLAQRYTEDEALKGSLGLRKGTDLMPLLMANALKLNKYGA
- a CDS encoding TerC family protein gives rise to the protein MFGLERPPITPEFWAILGTLILLEGLLSADNALVLAVMVRHLKGDLQRKALAYGIGGAVVLRILGVLLASYILEYWWLRAFGAAYLAYLAISHFLKHRSTEDEADANAKGRGFWATVVLLNLTDLAFSVDSILAGVALIPRGMPREQGLTIVVIGGIIGLILMRIAATVFLKLLNKYPAFDHVAYALVGWIAVKLGLETLEAAHEIFPAVPYWHMPTPIFWGVMAAIGIIGSFLATRQPAMSDEAAEAKADAVVQEIDETVADASDGRIDGR